A region of Leifsonia xyli DNA encodes the following proteins:
- a CDS encoding phosphoserine phosphatase SerB: MTDSHNRTASVLVVLDADSTLLQDEVIELLAEEAGSRTEVAEITERAMRGELDFEHSLRERVRTLRGLPASVFQHVGERIRVTDGVPELIAGVQAAGGVVGVVSGGFHELLDPIGERLGLDHWRANRLVVREGRLTGEVDGPVIDAAAKAQALLFWAAAAGVHLTQTVAIGDGANDLRMMAEAGLAVAFNAKPKVRAEADLVIDRPDLSQVLPLLGLRG; this comes from the coding sequence ATGACCGACAGCCACAACCGAACAGCGTCCGTCCTCGTCGTGCTCGACGCCGACTCCACCCTGCTCCAGGACGAGGTGATCGAGCTGCTCGCCGAGGAGGCGGGATCGCGCACCGAGGTCGCAGAGATCACCGAGCGCGCCATGCGCGGCGAGCTCGACTTCGAGCACAGCCTCCGGGAGCGCGTGCGCACCCTGCGCGGGCTGCCCGCGTCGGTGTTCCAGCACGTCGGTGAGCGCATCCGGGTGACGGACGGCGTGCCGGAGCTCATCGCGGGCGTCCAGGCCGCCGGCGGTGTCGTCGGCGTGGTCTCGGGCGGTTTCCACGAGCTGCTGGACCCGATCGGCGAGCGGCTGGGCCTCGACCACTGGCGCGCCAACCGCCTGGTGGTCCGGGAGGGACGGCTCACCGGCGAAGTCGACGGCCCGGTCATCGACGCCGCCGCGAAGGCGCAGGCGCTGCTGTTCTGGGCGGCCGCGGCAGGCGTGCACCTCACGCAGACGGTCGCCATCGGCGACGGCGCGAACGACCTGCGGATGATGGCCGAGGCCGGTCTGGCGGTCGCCTTCAACGCCAAGCCGAAGGTGCGGGCGGAGGCCGACCTCGTGATCGACCGGCCCGACCTCTCCCAGGTGCTCCCCCTGCTCGGCCTCCGCGGCTAG
- a CDS encoding beta-ketoacyl-ACP reductase, whose amino-acid sequence MTTPRTVLVTGGNRGIGYAIAEEFVAQGHRVAVTARSGEGPAGALTVRADVTDAASVDAAFTEVEEKLGPVEVVVANAGITKDTLLMRMTDEEFDSVVETNLGGSFRVVKRANKGMLKARFGRIILISSVVGLFGGAGQVNYASSKAGLVGMARSITRELGARGITANVVAPGFIETDMTAELPEAQQAEYKKSIPAGRFAQPSEVAKVVAWLASDDAGYISGAVIPVDGGLGMGH is encoded by the coding sequence ATGACCACGCCACGCACCGTCCTCGTCACCGGAGGCAACCGGGGGATCGGCTACGCGATCGCCGAGGAGTTCGTCGCCCAGGGCCACCGGGTGGCGGTCACCGCGCGCTCCGGGGAGGGCCCCGCCGGCGCGCTGACCGTGCGCGCCGACGTCACCGACGCCGCGAGCGTCGACGCCGCCTTCACCGAGGTGGAGGAGAAGCTCGGCCCGGTGGAGGTCGTTGTCGCGAACGCCGGCATCACCAAGGACACGCTGCTGATGCGCATGACCGACGAGGAGTTCGACTCGGTCGTCGAGACCAACCTCGGCGGGTCCTTCCGCGTCGTGAAGCGGGCGAACAAGGGGATGCTGAAGGCGCGCTTCGGCCGCATCATCCTGATCTCGAGCGTCGTCGGACTCTTCGGAGGCGCCGGCCAGGTCAACTACGCGTCGTCGAAGGCGGGACTCGTCGGCATGGCGCGGTCGATCACGCGCGAGCTCGGCGCGCGCGGAATCACCGCGAACGTCGTCGCCCCCGGCTTCATCGAGACCGACATGACGGCCGAGCTGCCCGAGGCCCAGCAGGCGGAGTACAAGAAGAGCATCCCCGCCGGCCGCTTCGCGCAACCGAGCGAGGTCGCCAAGGTCGTCGCGTGGCTTGCCTCCGACGACGCCGGCTACATCTCCGGCGCGGTCATCCCCGTCGACGGCGGCCTCGGCATGGGTCACTGA
- a CDS encoding glucose-1-phosphate adenylyltransferase encodes MAPGKKIFGIVLAGGEGKRLMPLTADRAKPAVPFGGQYRLIDFALSNLINSQLRQIVVLTQYKSHSLDRHVSQTWRLDGITSSYIASVPAQQRLGKRWFSGSADAILQSLNLLRDEKPDIVVVVGADHVYRMDFGQMIQAHIDSGAPASVAAIRQPIGLADQFGVIEVEPERPTHIGAFREKPRDPVGLPDSPNEVLASMGNYVFDADALIDAVIRDGDRPDSNHDMGGDIIPDFVSRNEAAVYDFNNNDVPGSTDRDRYYWRDVGTIDSFFEAHQDLISALPVFNLYNNSWPIFSQVLNSPPAKIVRDGRGALGTTIDSIVSLGSVISGAHLERSVLGPWAKVDSGAKVIDSVVFERAVIEPNAFVGRAILDKDVVVAEGAQIGVDPERDRARGFTVTESGITVVGKGVHVVP; translated from the coding sequence ATGGCACCAGGCAAGAAGATCTTCGGCATCGTCCTCGCGGGCGGAGAGGGAAAGCGGCTGATGCCGTTGACGGCGGACCGCGCGAAGCCCGCCGTCCCGTTCGGCGGACAGTACCGCCTGATCGACTTCGCGCTGTCGAACCTCATCAACTCGCAACTGCGGCAGATCGTCGTGCTCACGCAGTACAAGTCGCACAGCCTGGACCGCCACGTGTCGCAGACCTGGCGCCTCGACGGCATCACCAGCTCCTACATCGCCTCCGTCCCCGCCCAGCAGCGCCTCGGCAAGCGCTGGTTCAGCGGATCGGCGGACGCCATCCTGCAGAGCCTCAACCTGCTGCGCGACGAGAAGCCCGACATCGTGGTCGTCGTCGGCGCCGACCACGTGTACCGGATGGACTTCGGCCAGATGATCCAGGCGCACATCGACTCGGGAGCCCCGGCGAGCGTCGCCGCCATCCGTCAGCCCATCGGGCTGGCCGACCAGTTCGGCGTGATCGAGGTGGAGCCGGAGCGGCCCACCCACATCGGCGCGTTCCGCGAGAAGCCGCGCGACCCCGTCGGACTGCCCGATTCGCCGAACGAGGTGCTCGCCTCGATGGGCAACTACGTCTTCGACGCCGACGCCCTCATCGACGCGGTGATCCGCGACGGCGACCGCCCCGACTCCAACCACGACATGGGCGGCGACATCATCCCGGACTTCGTGTCGCGCAACGAGGCCGCGGTCTACGACTTCAACAACAACGACGTGCCGGGTTCGACGGACCGCGACCGCTACTACTGGCGCGACGTGGGGACGATCGACTCGTTCTTCGAGGCCCACCAGGACCTCATCTCGGCGCTGCCGGTGTTCAACCTGTACAACAACAGCTGGCCGATCTTCAGCCAGGTGCTCAACTCGCCGCCCGCGAAGATCGTGCGGGATGGACGCGGTGCCCTGGGCACGACCATCGACTCGATCGTCTCGCTCGGATCCGTGATCTCCGGCGCGCACCTCGAGCGCAGCGTCCTCGGTCCGTGGGCGAAGGTCGACTCGGGTGCGAAGGTGATCGACTCCGTCGTGTTCGAGCGCGCGGTGATCGAGCCGAACGCGTTCGTCGGCCGCGCCATCCTCGACAAGGACGTGGTGGTCGCCGAGGGCGCGCAGATCGGCGTCGACCCCGAGCGCGACCGCGCCCGCGGCTTCACCGTCACCGAGTCGGGCATCACGGTGGTCGGCAAGGGCGTGCACGTCGTCCCATGA